A single region of the Streptomyces caelestis genome encodes:
- a CDS encoding SH3 domain-containing protein: MSLRSRLSIATAAGLLAAAAAVTPAAATHDDGDPSGGNGNHHGHHGHHDPSGGNGNHDDHDPRLYEGVVTANTLALRSAPNRGSQIIRHAHKGDIVSIFCKTGGETVDGNPLWYLLTDGTWAWGAARHIDNIGPAPRWC, translated from the coding sequence GTGTCTCTGCGCTCCCGCCTCTCCATAGCAACCGCCGCCGGACTCCTCGCCGCCGCGGCCGCCGTCACACCCGCCGCCGCCACGCACGACGACGGGGACCCGAGCGGCGGCAACGGAAACCACCACGGCCACCACGGCCACCACGACCCGAGCGGCGGCAACGGAAACCACGACGACCACGACCCGCGCCTCTACGAGGGCGTCGTCACGGCGAACACGCTGGCCCTGCGCAGCGCCCCGAACCGTGGCTCGCAGATCATCCGGCATGCCCACAAGGGCGACATCGTCAGCATCTTCTGCAAGACCGGCGGCGAGACCGTCGACGGCAACCCCCTCTGGTACCTCCTCACGGACGGCACCTGGGCCTGGGGCGCGGCCCGCCACATCGACAACATCGGACCCGCGCCACGCTGGTGCTGA
- a CDS encoding TetR/AcrR family transcriptional regulator: MTPAAPTPAYRRLSVEERRSQLLASALNLFAHRAPEDVSLDDVAEAAGVSRPLVYRYFPGGKQQLYEAALRSAADELQHCFDEPREGSPLPRLSRALDRYLAFVDEHDTGFSALLQGGSVVETSRTTAIVDGVRRAAAEHIFRHLEVTHPGPRLRMTVRMWITAVEASSLIWLDEDKQPSAGELRDWLVEQFVAMLSVTARRDPQTDALVQALAEDV, from the coding sequence ATGACACCAGCCGCCCCCACCCCCGCCTACCGGCGACTCAGCGTCGAGGAACGCCGCAGTCAGCTCCTCGCCTCCGCGCTGAACCTCTTCGCGCACCGCGCCCCGGAGGACGTCTCCCTGGACGACGTGGCGGAGGCGGCCGGGGTCTCGCGGCCCCTGGTCTACCGGTACTTCCCGGGCGGCAAGCAGCAGTTGTACGAGGCCGCCCTCCGCTCCGCCGCCGACGAGCTCCAGCACTGCTTCGACGAACCCCGCGAGGGATCCCCGCTCCCCCGCCTGTCCCGCGCCCTCGACCGCTACCTCGCCTTCGTCGACGAGCACGACACCGGCTTCAGCGCCCTCCTCCAGGGCGGCAGCGTCGTCGAAACCTCACGCACGACCGCCATCGTCGACGGCGTACGCCGCGCCGCCGCCGAGCACATCTTCCGGCACCTGGAGGTCACCCACCCCGGCCCCCGGCTGCGGATGACCGTCCGGATGTGGATCACCGCCGTCGAGGCGTCGTCGCTCATCTGGCTCGACGAGGACAAGCAGCCTTCCGCCGGGGAGCTGCGCGACTGGCTCGTCGAGCAGTTCGTGGCCATGCTGTCGGTGACCGCCCGCCGCGACCCGCAGACCGACGCCCTGGTCCAGGCCCTCGCCGAGGATGTCTGA
- a CDS encoding FtsW/RodA/SpoVE family cell cycle protein, translating into MSKAGITVATADPPAPAVRRLPRRRGIELALIVLAVLLSVYGYCAVGLAQHGTLPPGAAGYGAGLGVLALLAHLAVRLRAPHADPLLLPIGVLLNGLGLVLIYRLDLETPGDRAAPAQLIWSTLGVTLFILVVLLLRDHRVLQRYTYVCVVAALVLLTLPILFPAVNGARIWIRIAGFSIQPGEFAKVLLAVFFAAYLAANRNALAYTGRRLWKLQLPTGRVLGPIVAVWLVSVGVLVLERDLGTSLLFFGLFVVLLYVATGRTGWIAVGLLLAALGAVAVGRLEPHVHSRIETWLHPFASIEAGEGPNQLAQSLFAFAEGGMLGTGLGLGHSVLIGFAVKSDFILATAGEELGLAGLSAIFLLYGLLVERGYRAGIELREPFGRLLAVGLSSLVALQVFVIAGGVTGLIPLTGMAMPFLAQGGSSVVTNWAIVALLVRVSDSARRQYDGPGTR; encoded by the coding sequence ATGAGCAAGGCCGGAATCACCGTGGCGACGGCGGACCCGCCCGCGCCCGCCGTCCGCCGCCTCCCCCGGCGCCGGGGCATCGAACTCGCCCTCATCGTCCTGGCCGTACTGCTGTCCGTGTACGGCTACTGCGCCGTCGGCCTCGCCCAGCACGGCACCCTCCCGCCCGGCGCCGCCGGATACGGCGCCGGGCTCGGCGTGCTCGCGCTGCTGGCGCATCTGGCCGTGCGCCTGCGGGCCCCGCACGCCGACCCGCTCCTGCTGCCCATCGGCGTGCTGCTCAACGGGCTGGGGCTGGTGCTCATCTACCGGCTCGACCTGGAGACGCCGGGCGACCGGGCGGCGCCGGCCCAGCTGATCTGGTCGACTCTCGGCGTGACGCTGTTCATCCTGGTCGTCCTGCTGTTGCGGGACCACCGGGTGCTCCAGCGCTACACCTACGTCTGTGTCGTCGCCGCGCTCGTGCTGCTCACCCTGCCCATCCTGTTCCCGGCGGTGAACGGCGCCCGCATCTGGATCCGGATCGCCGGGTTCTCCATCCAGCCGGGCGAGTTCGCGAAGGTGCTGCTGGCGGTGTTCTTCGCCGCGTACCTGGCCGCGAACCGCAACGCCCTCGCCTACACCGGCCGCCGCCTGTGGAAGCTCCAGCTGCCCACCGGCCGGGTCCTCGGCCCGATCGTCGCCGTCTGGCTGGTGAGCGTCGGCGTCCTGGTCCTGGAGCGGGACCTGGGCACATCGCTGCTCTTCTTCGGCCTCTTCGTCGTCCTGCTCTACGTCGCCACGGGCCGCACCGGCTGGATCGCCGTCGGACTGCTGCTGGCCGCGCTGGGGGCGGTCGCCGTCGGCCGGCTGGAGCCGCACGTGCACAGCAGGATCGAGACGTGGCTGCACCCCTTCGCCTCCATCGAGGCGGGCGAGGGCCCGAACCAGCTCGCCCAGTCCCTGTTCGCCTTCGCGGAGGGCGGCATGCTCGGCACCGGCCTCGGGCTCGGTCACTCGGTCCTCATCGGCTTCGCCGTGAAGTCGGACTTCATCCTGGCCACGGCGGGCGAGGAACTCGGCCTGGCGGGCCTGTCCGCGATCTTCCTTCTCTACGGCCTGCTGGTGGAGCGCGGTTACCGGGCCGGCATCGAACTGCGCGAGCCCTTCGGACGGCTGCTCGCCGTCGGCCTCTCCTCCCTGGTGGCGCTCCAGGTGTTCGTGATCGCGGGCGGGGTGACCGGCCTGATCCCGCTGACCGGCATGGCGATGCCGTTCCTGGCGCAGGGCGGCTCGTCGGTGGTGACCAACTGGGCGATCGTGGCGCTGCTGGTCCGGGTCAGCGACTCGGCACGCCGTCAGTACGACGGGCCGGGCACCCGGTGA
- a CDS encoding ATP-binding protein produces MRPTLPHWSGTLAAKAAAFITVMCCALAALLGVLVHVQVTNQTVGQARDQALQRLTQATERYEAGDSLKRGAGVDPEGLPRPLRTLAVGGDRGTMVADFQGRPMMWAAGPADGDRALAVAVDYSQQARTIQGLDRAILWSSGLAIGATLLVGAFAVTRVTRRLHTTARVARRISAGDLDARVNDPRTDPATKAPARPQDEVAAVAAALDSMASSLQGKLLAEQRFTADVAHELRTPLTGLHAAAELLPPSRPTELVRDRVAALRTLTEDLLEISRLDTGRERLELDTELLGPLAQRVVRGAGSDTEVRVVRDVAVETDRRRLERVLGNLVANAHKHGRGPVALTVDGPVVTVRDHGDGFPEYLLAHGPQRFRTEGGAKGHGLGLTIALGQAEVLGARLEFGNAPEGGAVAILRLAAE; encoded by the coding sequence ATGAGACCCACGCTCCCCCACTGGTCCGGGACGCTCGCCGCGAAGGCCGCCGCCTTCATCACCGTGATGTGCTGCGCGCTGGCCGCCCTGCTCGGCGTCCTGGTGCACGTGCAGGTGACGAACCAGACCGTCGGCCAAGCCCGCGACCAGGCGTTGCAGCGGCTGACTCAGGCGACGGAGCGGTACGAGGCCGGGGACTCGCTCAAGCGTGGCGCCGGCGTGGATCCCGAGGGCCTGCCCCGGCCGCTGCGGACCCTGGCGGTCGGCGGGGACCGCGGCACGATGGTCGCCGACTTCCAGGGGCGCCCCATGATGTGGGCGGCCGGGCCCGCCGACGGCGACCGGGCCCTGGCCGTGGCGGTCGACTACTCGCAGCAGGCCCGCACCATCCAGGGCCTGGACCGGGCGATCCTGTGGTCGTCGGGGCTGGCCATCGGGGCGACGCTGCTGGTCGGCGCGTTCGCGGTGACGCGGGTGACGCGGCGGCTGCACACCACCGCGCGGGTGGCCCGGCGGATCAGCGCGGGCGACCTGGACGCGCGCGTGAACGACCCCCGTACGGACCCGGCCACGAAGGCCCCGGCGCGCCCGCAGGACGAGGTGGCCGCGGTCGCCGCCGCGCTGGACTCCATGGCGTCGTCGTTGCAGGGCAAGCTGCTCGCGGAGCAGCGGTTCACCGCGGATGTCGCGCATGAGCTGCGCACGCCGCTGACCGGGCTGCACGCGGCGGCCGAACTGCTGCCGCCGAGCCGCCCGACGGAGCTGGTGCGGGACCGGGTGGCGGCGCTGCGCACCCTGACCGAGGACCTGCTGGAGATCTCCCGGCTGGACACCGGCCGGGAGCGGCTGGAGCTGGACACCGAGCTGTTGGGGCCGCTGGCCCAGCGGGTGGTGCGAGGCGCGGGGAGCGACACGGAGGTCAGGGTCGTACGGGATGTGGCCGTGGAGACGGACCGGCGGCGGCTGGAGCGGGTGCTGGGGAACCTCGTGGCGAACGCGCACAAGCACGGGCGGGGGCCGGTCGCGCTGACCGTGGACGGGCCGGTGGTCACCGTTCGGGATCACGGGGACGGTTTTCCTGAGTATCTGCTGGCGCACGGGCCGCAGCGGTTCCGTACGGAGGGCGGGGCCAAGGGGCACGGGCTGGGGCTGACCATCGCGCTGGGGCAGGCGGAGGTGCTGGGGGCCCGGCTGGAGTTCGGCAACGCCCCGGAGGGTGGAGCGGTGGCGATCCTGAGACTGGCGGCGGAGTGA
- a CDS encoding styrene monooxygenase/indole monooxygenase family protein, translated as MRKILVVGAGQSGLQIALGLQAQGYEVTLMSNRTADEIRTGRVMSTQCMFHTALQHERDLQLNFWESQAPKIEGLGVSVAAPGSWAEGPAARAIDWLGRLDGYAQSVDQRVKMAGWMETFAQRGGQLVIHGAAVGDLDYFSRTYDLVLVAAGKGELVQMFARDPERSPYSEPQRALAVSYVHGLGPRPEHPDTEGVRCNLVPGVGELFVMPCLTTSGRADILFWEGIPGGPLDVFNGVKDPAEHLSLTLELMERYVPWEYARATKVELTDAGGTLAGRYAPTVRNPVGRLPGGGLVLGVADVVVANDPITGQGSNSASKCAAAYLSSIVERGDKPFDEEWMRATFDRYWATAQHVTKWTNAMLAPPPEHILNLIGAAGELQPVADRFANGFNDPADFENFFYDPEKAQAYLVEVSGAGAA; from the coding sequence ATGCGGAAGATACTCGTCGTCGGAGCCGGTCAGTCCGGGCTCCAGATAGCTCTCGGCCTCCAGGCGCAGGGGTACGAGGTCACCCTGATGTCCAACCGGACGGCGGACGAGATCCGCACCGGCCGGGTCATGTCGACGCAGTGCATGTTCCACACGGCCCTGCAGCACGAGCGCGATCTCCAGCTGAACTTCTGGGAGTCCCAGGCCCCGAAGATCGAAGGACTCGGTGTCTCGGTCGCCGCCCCCGGCTCCTGGGCCGAGGGTCCCGCGGCCCGTGCGATCGACTGGCTGGGCAGGCTCGACGGGTACGCGCAGTCGGTCGACCAGCGCGTGAAGATGGCCGGCTGGATGGAGACGTTCGCCCAGCGCGGCGGGCAGCTCGTCATCCACGGCGCGGCCGTCGGCGACCTCGACTACTTCTCCCGCACGTACGACCTGGTGCTCGTCGCGGCGGGCAAGGGCGAGCTGGTGCAGATGTTCGCCCGGGACCCGGAGCGCTCCCCCTACAGCGAGCCGCAGCGCGCGCTGGCCGTCTCGTACGTCCACGGCCTGGGCCCGCGCCCCGAGCACCCCGACACCGAAGGGGTCCGCTGCAACCTGGTGCCGGGTGTCGGCGAACTGTTCGTCATGCCGTGCCTGACCACCTCCGGCCGTGCCGACATCCTGTTCTGGGAGGGCATACCCGGCGGCCCGCTCGACGTCTTCAACGGCGTCAAGGACCCGGCGGAGCACCTCTCCCTGACCCTGGAACTCATGGAGCGGTACGTCCCCTGGGAGTACGCGCGGGCCACCAAGGTCGAACTGACCGATGCGGGCGGCACGCTGGCCGGCCGCTACGCCCCCACCGTCCGCAACCCCGTCGGCCGCCTCCCCGGCGGCGGCCTCGTGCTGGGTGTGGCGGACGTCGTCGTGGCGAACGACCCGATCACCGGCCAGGGCTCCAACTCCGCGTCGAAGTGCGCGGCCGCCTACCTCTCCTCGATCGTCGAGCGCGGCGACAAGCCGTTCGACGAGGAGTGGATGCGGGCCACCTTCGACCGCTACTGGGCCACCGCGCAGCACGTCACCAAGTGGACCAACGCGATGCTCGCGCCGCCGCCGGAGCACATCCTGAACCTGATCGGCGCCGCCGGTGAGCTCCAGCCGGTCGCCGACCGCTTCGCCAACGGCTTCAACGACCCGGCCGACTTCGAGAACTTCTTCTACGACCCGGAGAAGGCGCAGGCCTACCTGGTCGAGGTGTCCGGCGCGGGCGCCGCGTAG
- a CDS encoding C40 family peptidase, with translation MSGRLVRLVCIAATAAATVLAPAPATAAPEPGPAQDPASAQDSASVADLLTDLQQLYRKAEQATEASNATEEKLKKQRAETDRLDRALARTRLSLHDSRSAAGRLARQQYQSSTDISPYVRLLLARDPQHAIDQGHVIGRLARERAETVGRLTRSERKARELAREARKALDQQLALTERRKKERDEVRERLHDVEELLSSLSRDQLTALASFERTGIEKAQKKFMASGALGNSGSSVRRPSAEGGRAVRYAVRQLGKPYAWGAEGPESYDCSGLTSQAWAQAGTPIPRASQEQWKRLKRVPLTGLRPGDLVVYFPEATHVALYLGDGMVVQAPRPGAKVKVSPIAANPVLGAVRPDPDGKPLRHYEPPELPEGATDGSDEGYDGYEGFANEADYAAPAPDTSTR, from the coding sequence ATGTCAGGAAGGCTCGTACGGCTGGTCTGCATCGCGGCGACGGCGGCAGCAACCGTCCTCGCCCCCGCCCCCGCCACGGCAGCCCCGGAGCCCGGCCCCGCCCAGGACCCCGCCTCCGCCCAGGACTCCGCCTCCGTCGCCGACCTCCTGACGGATCTTCAGCAGCTGTACCGGAAGGCCGAACAGGCCACCGAGGCCTCCAACGCCACCGAAGAGAAGCTGAAGAAGCAGCGTGCCGAGACCGACCGCCTGGACCGGGCCCTCGCCCGCACCCGGCTGTCCCTGCACGACAGCCGGAGCGCGGCCGGCCGCCTGGCCCGGCAGCAGTACCAGAGCAGCACCGACATCTCCCCCTACGTACGCCTGCTCCTGGCCCGCGACCCGCAGCACGCGATCGACCAGGGCCATGTCATCGGCCGGCTGGCGCGGGAGCGGGCCGAGACGGTCGGCCGGCTGACCCGCAGCGAGCGGAAGGCCCGCGAGCTGGCCCGCGAGGCCCGCAAGGCCCTCGACCAGCAGCTCGCCCTCACCGAGCGGCGGAAGAAGGAACGGGACGAGGTCCGCGAACGGCTCCACGACGTCGAGGAACTGCTCTCCTCCCTCAGCCGCGACCAGCTCACCGCCCTGGCCTCGTTCGAGAGGACCGGGATCGAGAAGGCGCAGAAGAAGTTCATGGCGTCCGGCGCGCTCGGCAACAGCGGCAGCAGCGTCCGCAGACCGTCGGCCGAGGGCGGCCGGGCCGTCCGCTACGCCGTACGGCAGCTCGGCAAGCCGTACGCGTGGGGCGCGGAGGGCCCGGAGTCGTACGACTGCTCGGGCCTGACCTCGCAGGCCTGGGCTCAGGCCGGGACACCCATCCCGCGGGCCAGCCAGGAACAGTGGAAGCGGCTGAAGCGGGTCCCGCTCACCGGGCTGCGGCCGGGAGACCTGGTCGTGTACTTCCCGGAGGCCACCCACGTGGCGCTGTACCTCGGCGACGGCATGGTCGTACAGGCCCCCCGGCCGGGCGCGAAGGTGAAGGTGTCGCCGATCGCGGCCAACCCGGTCCTGGGCGCCGTACGCCCGGACCCGGACGGGAAGCCCCTGCGGCACTACGAGCCACCGGAGCTCCCCGAGGGGGCCACGGACGGGTCGGACGAGGGATACGACGGATACGAGGGATTCGCCAACGAGGCGGACTACGCGGCGCCCGCGCCGGACACCTCGACCAGGTAG
- a CDS encoding AurF N-oxygenase family protein — protein MTTLTEADALDGLRDALGLLKDREQVAQRLLDSSAKHSFDPDKELDWDAPFEEGKWFWPPELVSLYDTPLWKRMSEEQRILLSRHEAAALASLGIWFEIILMQLLVRHIYDKAATSAHVRYALTEIEDECRHSRMFARLISHGGTPWYPVSRAHQHLGRLFKTISTTPGSFTATLLGEEVLDWMQRLTFPDERVQPLIRGVTRIHVVEEARHVRYAREELRRQMVTAPKWSQEFTRITSGEFARVFSVAFVNPEVYTNVGLDKREALAQVRASGHRREVMQTGSKRLTDFLDDIGVLRGAGRRLWKSSGLLA, from the coding sequence ATGACGACCCTGACCGAAGCCGACGCGCTCGACGGCCTGCGCGATGCCCTGGGCCTGCTGAAGGACCGGGAACAGGTGGCCCAACGGCTGCTCGACTCCTCCGCCAAACACTCCTTCGACCCCGACAAGGAACTGGACTGGGACGCGCCCTTCGAGGAGGGCAAGTGGTTCTGGCCGCCGGAGCTGGTGTCGCTGTACGACACCCCGCTCTGGAAGCGGATGAGCGAGGAGCAGCGGATCCTGCTCTCCCGGCACGAGGCCGCGGCACTCGCCTCACTCGGTATCTGGTTCGAGATCATCCTGATGCAGCTGCTGGTCCGCCACATCTACGACAAGGCGGCGACGAGCGCGCACGTGCGCTACGCGCTCACCGAGATCGAGGACGAGTGCCGCCACTCCAGGATGTTCGCCCGCCTGATATCCCACGGCGGCACGCCCTGGTACCCGGTCAGCCGCGCGCACCAGCACCTGGGCCGCCTCTTCAAGACCATCTCCACCACACCCGGTTCCTTCACGGCCACGCTGCTCGGCGAGGAGGTCCTGGACTGGATGCAGCGCCTGACGTTCCCCGACGAGCGGGTCCAGCCCCTCATCCGCGGCGTCACCCGCATCCACGTCGTGGAGGAGGCCCGCCACGTGCGCTACGCCCGCGAGGAACTGCGCCGCCAGATGGTGACGGCCCCCAAGTGGTCCCAGGAGTTCACCCGGATCACCTCCGGTGAGTTCGCCCGGGTGTTCTCGGTGGCGTTCGTGAACCCGGAGGTCTACACGAACGTGGGGCTGGACAAGCGGGAGGCGCTCGCCCAGGTACGGGCCAGCGGGCATCGCCGCGAGGTCATGCAGACCGGGTCGAAGCGGTTGACCGACTTCCTTGACGACATCGGGGTGTTGCGGGGGGCCGGTCGGCGGTTGTGGAAGTCGTCGGGGTTGCTGGCGTAG
- a CDS encoding roadblock/LC7 domain-containing protein — protein MTAPSTFGLIGLSSEARNLHWLLTNLVEEVPGILSVAVVSSDGLLLLSSDDHRNRQAREALQARGTKRTGPRRSAADLATIVSGIGSLTVGAAKLMDFGGVRHTMVAMDEGSLFVMSISDGSLLGVHGSADCDMSVVAYHMALFVGRAGHVLTPELRSELRKSLEDSETTGSAR, from the coding sequence TTGACCGCTCCCAGTACCTTCGGACTGATCGGACTGAGTAGTGAGGCCCGCAACCTGCACTGGCTGCTGACCAACCTCGTGGAGGAGGTGCCCGGCATCCTCTCGGTCGCGGTCGTCTCGTCCGACGGACTGCTCCTGCTGTCCTCCGACGACCACCGCAACCGGCAGGCCCGGGAGGCCCTCCAGGCCCGCGGGACCAAGCGGACCGGCCCGCGCCGCTCCGCCGCCGACCTGGCCACCATCGTCTCCGGCATCGGCAGCCTCACCGTCGGCGCCGCCAAGCTGATGGACTTCGGCGGGGTCCGGCACACGATGGTCGCGATGGACGAGGGCAGCCTGTTCGTGATGTCCATCAGCGACGGCTCGCTGCTCGGCGTCCACGGCTCCGCGGACTGCGACATGAGCGTGGTGGCGTACCACATGGCTCTGTTCGTGGGCCGTGCCGGCCACGTCCTGACGCCCGAACTCCGCAGCGAACTCCGGAAATCCCTGGAGGATTCCGAGACGACGGGGAGTGCCCGATGA
- a CDS encoding penicillin-binding transpeptidase domain-containing protein, whose protein sequence is MTRHIRHAGVFCALLLVALLLNAARVQVVQAPEYDRNPANRRPDIARYEEPRGDILVDDRPVTGSRDTREHLRYERTYTDGPLYAPVTGFASQLYGTTLLEKAEDGILSGTDPMLAPFPLWNDFTRARSRGGDVVTTLDPAAQRAAYKGLAGHKGAVAALEPSTGRILALVSAPSYDPQPLSGNGAAATKAWRRLNVDPDRPMLNRAVRQTYPPGSTFKVVTTAAALDAGVVRDLDAPTGSPEPYTLPGTRTRLTNASRGCRDASLREAFTLSCNTVFAKLGVEVGATDMTATAHAFGFNDPALRIPFPVARSTFDTSLDQAQLGLSSIGQYNTRATPLQMAMVAAAVANGGQLREPYLVERTVRPGGSTLAASGPRAVRQAMYPSTAVRLRALMREVVENGTGRRAAIRGAKVGGKTGTAQHGLGNSGTPYAWFVSWAQGDRDLAPRVAVAVIVEEAEADRGDISGGGDAAPIARAVMEAVLAHQR, encoded by the coding sequence GTGACGCGGCACATCCGGCACGCCGGCGTCTTCTGCGCCCTGCTGCTGGTGGCGCTGCTGCTGAACGCCGCACGCGTCCAGGTCGTCCAGGCCCCCGAGTACGACCGCAACCCCGCCAACCGCCGCCCCGACATCGCCCGTTACGAGGAGCCGCGCGGCGACATCCTGGTCGACGACCGGCCCGTCACCGGCTCCAGGGACACCCGCGAGCACCTGCGCTACGAACGGACCTACACCGACGGCCCGTTGTACGCGCCGGTCACCGGTTTCGCCTCCCAGCTGTACGGAACGACGCTCCTGGAGAAGGCCGAGGACGGCATCCTGTCCGGCACGGATCCGATGCTCGCGCCGTTCCCGCTGTGGAACGACTTCACGCGCGCACGCAGCCGCGGCGGCGACGTCGTGACGACCCTGGACCCGGCCGCACAACGGGCGGCGTACAAGGGACTGGCCGGGCACAAGGGCGCGGTGGCGGCGTTGGAGCCGTCGACCGGCCGGATCCTCGCACTGGTGTCCGCCCCCTCCTACGACCCCCAGCCGCTGTCCGGCAACGGGGCGGCCGCGACCAAGGCGTGGAGGCGGCTGAACGTCGACCCGGACCGCCCGATGCTCAACCGTGCGGTCCGGCAGACGTATCCGCCCGGCTCGACCTTCAAGGTCGTCACCACAGCCGCCGCGCTGGACGCCGGCGTGGTCAGGGACCTCGACGCGCCGACCGGCTCCCCCGAGCCGTACACCCTGCCCGGGACGCGGACCCGCCTGACGAACGCGTCCCGGGGCTGCCGGGACGCCTCCCTGCGCGAGGCCTTCACCCTCTCCTGCAACACGGTGTTCGCCAAGCTCGGCGTGGAGGTGGGCGCGACGGACATGACGGCCACGGCGCACGCCTTCGGCTTCAACGACCCGGCGCTGCGGATCCCCTTCCCGGTGGCCCGGTCCACCTTCGACACCTCGCTCGACCAGGCCCAGCTCGGCCTGTCGTCGATCGGCCAGTACAACACCCGCGCCACACCCCTCCAGATGGCGATGGTCGCGGCGGCCGTCGCCAACGGCGGTCAGCTACGGGAGCCGTACCTGGTGGAGCGCACGGTTCGGCCGGGCGGCAGCACACTCGCGGCATCCGGCCCGCGCGCGGTCCGCCAGGCGATGTACCCCTCGACGGCGGTCCGGCTGCGCGCGCTGATGCGGGAGGTGGTCGAGAACGGCACCGGACGCCGGGCCGCGATCCGGGGCGCCAAGGTCGGCGGCAAGACCGGCACCGCCCAGCACGGCCTCGGCAACTCCGGTACGCCGTACGCCTGGTTCGTCTCCTGGGCGCAGGGCGACCGTGACCTGGCGCCGCGGGTGGCGGTCGCGGTGATCGTGGAGGAAGCGGAGGCGGACCGCGGGGACATCAGCGGCGGCGGCGACGCGGCGCCGATCGCGCGCGCGGTGATGGAAGCGGTGCTGGCGCACCAGAGGTAG
- a CDS encoding DUF742 domain-containing protein: protein MSSTPKQHLPVRGGDRKPARVRPYSLTGGRTRFGHVLLVETFVASTAALDAPEERRELTNGSLSTRVMPELRAIVELCRRMRTVAEIAALLKMPLGVVRVLLSDLADQGKIRVYGTGTGHGTGRPDRALLERVLSGLRRL, encoded by the coding sequence ATGAGCAGCACGCCGAAGCAGCACCTCCCGGTCCGCGGCGGTGACCGCAAACCCGCCCGGGTCCGCCCCTACTCGCTCACCGGTGGCCGTACCCGCTTCGGCCACGTGCTCCTGGTGGAGACGTTCGTGGCGAGCACGGCCGCGCTCGACGCCCCGGAGGAGCGCAGGGAACTGACGAACGGCTCCCTGTCCACCCGCGTGATGCCGGAGCTGCGGGCCATCGTCGAACTGTGCCGCCGGATGCGTACGGTGGCCGAGATCGCCGCGCTGCTGAAGATGCCGCTCGGCGTGGTCCGCGTGCTCCTCAGCGACCTCGCGGACCAGGGAAAGATCCGTGTGTACGGGACGGGCACCGGCCATGGCACGGGCCGCCCGGACCGAGCTCTGCTGGAAAGGGTGCTGAGTGGACTCCGTCGTCTCTGA
- a CDS encoding GTP-binding protein: MDSVVSDAAHGVAGSSPSVQPGESMHAWETDRTRAPIATKIVVAGGFGVGKTTLVTAVSEITPLQTEALMTEASEATDDLTATPGKTTTTVAMDFGRITLDDDLVLYLFGTPGQQRFWFMWDDIVRGAIGAVVLADTRRLKDCFPVLDYFESSGLPYVVAVNHFDGSELFEPEDVREALTIPKRIPVMIMDARRRISVIETLLALVGHALDETPE, translated from the coding sequence GTGGACTCCGTCGTCTCTGACGCCGCTCACGGCGTCGCTGGTTCATCCCCGTCCGTCCAGCCCGGCGAGAGCATGCACGCCTGGGAGACGGACCGCACCCGTGCCCCCATCGCCACGAAGATCGTGGTGGCCGGCGGCTTCGGCGTGGGCAAGACCACGCTGGTCACCGCCGTCTCCGAGATCACGCCCCTCCAGACCGAGGCGCTGATGACGGAGGCGAGCGAGGCCACCGACGATCTCACCGCGACGCCGGGCAAGACCACCACCACCGTGGCCATGGACTTCGGGCGCATCACGCTCGACGACGACCTGGTGCTCTACCTGTTCGGCACGCCGGGCCAGCAGCGCTTCTGGTTCATGTGGGACGACATCGTGCGCGGCGCGATCGGCGCCGTCGTCCTGGCCGACACGCGCCGTCTGAAGGACTGCTTCCCGGTACTGGACTACTTCGAGAGCTCCGGACTGCCGTACGTGGTCGCGGTCAACCACTTCGACGGCAGCGAGCTGTTCGAGCCGGAGGACGTGCGGGAGGCCCTGACCATCCCGAAACGCATACCTGTCATGATCATGGACGCGCGTCGCCGGATCTCCGTGATCGAGACCCTCCTGGCCCTGGTGGGCCACGCGCTCGACGAAACCCCCGAGTAG